Within the Populus trichocarpa isolate Nisqually-1 chromosome 14, P.trichocarpa_v4.1, whole genome shotgun sequence genome, the region TTGGAGACGCTGTAGGTGTGCTGCGCAAGCCCACCCATGAGACCTGTGATGCTAGCTGTGCAAAGAATGGCGCCACTCCTTCGTGGGATCATCACACGCGATGCATGTTTAACTCCAGCCATTACTCCTCGTACATTGATATTCATGATCCTATCAAACACAGCCAGATCAAGGTCTACAATACTATGAGGACTCTTGCAGGCCACCCCTGCGTTGTTGTACATAATATCCAATTGGTTGTACTTAGAGATGGCAAAATCAACAGCACCGGAAACATCAGATTCTTTAGTTACATCACAGGAAATGAAAGTAGCGTCTGGCCCAAGTTCATTTGCAGTTTCTTGGCCTAGTTGGTGTTGAATATCAGCAATAACAACTCTGGCACCTTGGTTTATGAATTTGGCTGCAGTTGCCTTTCCAATGCCACTTGCTGCTCCAGTGATCAATGCTACCTTACCTTCTAGTTTGCTATCATGACACAGCAAATACAATATTAGAATCTAATTTGcaccaacaaattaattattcaataaaaacaattgggACTTTGCTCGAAAGATTGTTTTCTGATGATAAGGGAGTTTAAACCTAGCGTGATATCAATTAATGCTCTCAGTCACAAGTAATAGATGACTGATCATTGCAATATATTCTCATAGAGGTCCAGTCATTGGACATGGTAGAGATGAcattaaggaaaaaattaaatgcatttttTCTTTGGATCTGTTCATATGATCAATAATAAATCAACTGTATATATAGATAAGTGATTGCAATTGGTTATAAATTAAGGAGAATTCAATAccagaagagaaaacaaatcaaatgctAAATGACAATTTTAATTAGGTAGACACTAACATTGCaagtttatataatttaaaaccaGTACCCCTGGCCCTTTAGCACTTAATAAGAATGTGTTCTTGGCAGATGATGATATATAGGAGATGAATCCAAAGTAGAGGGTATGCGTTCGAGTCTTTTTAGGGCTATTaaaacttacatggttgttaatttcagaacTTGTGGAATAATTAAGGTGCATATAATCTTGGCCGAATATCCatgtcaataaaataaaataaaataaaataaaagatagagaGTGACTACAGCCACAGACATGTTTGAAGAATTCTGGAAGTATGCAGCTTTTCTAGACAATCAATTACTAATATATGCGTTAGAAAAATGTACTCAAAACTTTCGGTTTACCctctacaaatatatatatatatatatatatatatatatatatattctttaacaatttattaaatcatCGAAGTCTGTAATTAGTTTGTAGTTTTCATTACTCGTGGAAATAGatgatgcaaaataaataattaattaccttgAATAGTGAAAAGTTGAACTAAAATACTTTTTCGTGGCAGAGGAGGATCTTGTGCAAGAAGATGCTTGGTATCATGCTGGTTATTCTTTTTcggagtattttttatttgaaatattttttttattttaaaatttatttttgataacaaaaaaaaatatgaaaacaaaataaaataattgaaagtaaaggaaaaaaaaatttaacaaacgTCTCTAAGCATATGATAATGCCATCATGATCTCCGCAGACAAAGTTAAATCGCAacagtaaaaactaaaaagagatGATAGTGAAAGGAGATGGATAATTGGTTAGTTCCACACACCTTCCAGGCTGGGAGGAGAATCCCTTGTTGAAGACCTGAGCAAGAGAAACTGATCTTGAAATGGAAGCTCTTCtgctaatttaataaataaaccgCAACAGATCATGAGCTGTAGCATTAGCAAAGCCATGAAAGATAAAAATGCCAGAAACAGTGCATTTACGGCACCCCCATTTCCATCATATATAGACAACCAGTCATTTGATTACAAGTTGGGCCATAAATTGATCCCCACCAACAAAAAGAGTTAAATAAACACAATTTAAGATCAAGAAAGAGATGACGATACTAAAACACCAGAAATTGCTACTTAATTATTGTTGCAGAGGAAGAAACGGTAGCAGAAGCAGACCACATGACATCTCTAACTTACAGGAAAAACATACATGTAAGAAGAGAAGCGTTAAAGAATCTTATTCAAAGATCCTAAAGGAGTctgaaagtaaaagaaaagggaaagaaagaaagaatgaaatACCTGAATCCAATCTTGAACATACTGCACCTGGTGGGAGAGAAAGTTTGAACCACAAAGAGGTGTTCTGTGTGAGAAGCTTTTGCTCAAGCACGAGAGACAGTGAGAGAAAAAGGGACTCGAGGGGTTGACAGTTGACACTGAGACTATAGGGCCCATTTGCAAGACAACATACGTGACGGGTGAATCATGCCTTGCAAATTGCTCCAAAGGCAAAGAAATGCACGACATTACTTGATTCGgttcttttctaattttggctttttttctctttttcatggtttatcatatagtttttaaacccagtTTATCACGAGTTTTTGATCAAATTATCAAGTTATGGGTtgggcttaatttttttaattttttttatataacaaaaccacattatttttgttcaaaaaataattaataggttAAAATCGGGTTTTTGACCGAATCTTATCGAGTCACACagatttttatcttcttttatttttttttaaactcagcCCAATATCAGCTAGATCCTGGACCAACCTGTCGGGTCATGCTTTAAACTATGGTTTATCaagggtttttctttcttcaatttaaggtttttaagaagattacatattatttcttatacattattcattatttgaatttaattatttcgttttttcctttatttttattattctgtaTAGAATTGGTCAAAGAATTAAATGTTTAAGAATATATCGTAACTATTGCATATATGCAAATCCCTTCACTTTATTTACAAATATTGAGTGTATGTGCTTGAGGGTTTTTGAAAGCAAGTCAAACCACTGGTTAGTGTAGAGAGAGGTGAGGAGGAAGAGTAAGGAATGCTAGCAGATTACAGATAGTGGCAGACAAGTGAGTAGTCAAAAAGTTGTTTGATTGAGTGGCAGACAAGGGAGTAgttaaaaagttgtttttttatgtagaaaaatgcttttgaaattttttggtttttttttttaattattctgatgtattaatattaaaagtaaattttaaataaaaaattattatttaaatatatttttaaataaaaaaataattttaaaaataattattatgttattataaacgagctcaaaatttaatttgtaaagatagttttgattgaaaattaaaatctccTCACAATTGCTATGAAGTTGTTACATGGAAAAGAAGGAGAATGTATCTTGAGGGTTAGGatcatgctatttttttttaactttaaattaatattttttagtatttttatattattttaatatgctgatatcaaaaataattttttaaaaataaaaaaaatactattttgatgcatttccaagtaaaaaatacttaaaaaaacaaccacaaccaaaCTCAAATTAAGCTGGTCGAATCAATCTccacataaaatattataatgaaaaCATATTGGATTAATCCAAATTAACCTAATAAATTTGTAACTCAGATCATGAAATCATGATAtccttatataaaacaaatttaaaaaatataaaatttaatttttaattaaatcaaagttggagaatgaaaaaatatattaaaaaaatacataaaaaattactttactTATAtacttattgttattattattattatagaagaagaagataatctaaaataattctTAGTGGTTCCAGCTCATGAGCCAAATAAGTGATGATTCTCGTCCAATAACAGTCTTGCAACCTTTTCTAGACAG harbors:
- the LOC7466253 gene encoding zerumbone synthase isoform X2, with translation MFKIGFRRASISRSVSLAQVFNKGFSSQPGSKLEGKVALITGAASGIGKATAAKFINQGARVVIADIQHQLGQETANELGPDATFISCDVTKESDVSGAVDFAISKYNQLDIMYNNAGVACKSPHSIVDLDLAVFDRIMNINVRGVMAGVKHASRVMIPRRSGAILCTASITGLMGGLAQHTYSVSKFAVAGIVKSLAAELCKHGIRINCISPFAIPTPFVMEEMSQIYPGADDEKLVEILHSTGTLEGANCEPNDIANAALYLASDDAKYVSGHNLVVDGGFTSFKNPMLPASS
- the LOC7466253 gene encoding zerumbone synthase isoform X1, which gives rise to MFKIGFSRRASISRSVSLAQVFNKGFSSQPGSKLEGKVALITGAASGIGKATAAKFINQGARVVIADIQHQLGQETANELGPDATFISCDVTKESDVSGAVDFAISKYNQLDIMYNNAGVACKSPHSIVDLDLAVFDRIMNINVRGVMAGVKHASRVMIPRRSGAILCTASITGLMGGLAQHTYSVSKFAVAGIVKSLAAELCKHGIRINCISPFAIPTPFVMEEMSQIYPGADDEKLVEILHSTGTLEGANCEPNDIANAALYLASDDAKYVSGHNLVVDGGFTSFKNPMLPASS